In Candidatus Electrothrix scaldis, the genomic window AAACGAGCACCCTCTTTTCCAACCTCATCAGCATCACCATCAAACTCCACCAGCAAGAGGGCCTTGGTTTCCTCCGGTAAAGTGTTGGTTAAACGGTCCCGCACCACCTGCACCGCAGTCTGATCCATGTATTCCAAGGTACAGGGCATGAGCCCGGCAGTAAGAATTTTGGCAACCAGACCTGTTGCCTGGGCTAAGGAAGAAAAACTAAGGAGAAAGGTGGCCTTGGCCTCGGCAAGGGGAAGAAGGCGGAGAATCAACTTGGTAAAAAGGGCCAGGGTTCCTTCCGAACCGATGAACAGGCGAGTCAGATCATAGCCCACCACCCCTTTTTCCGTACGCACCCCGGTCCGCATGATCTCTCCGGTGGGCAGCACCACCTCTAGCCCTATAATATAATCTCGGGTTACCCCGTACTTCACCGCACTGGGACCACCAGCGCATTCTCCGGCATTGCCGCCGATGGAACAAAATTTCAGGCTGGCCGGATCAGGGGGATACATCAAACCATGTTTTTTCACAGCCCTCTGCAACTCGCCGGTCACAACTCCCGGCTCCACCACTGCAATCAGATTATCAGGATCAATCTCCAGGATTCGATTCATCCGGCTAAAGCCGACGACCAGACCGCCCTGAACCGGCAATGCCCCGCCGGTGGTGCCACTGCCTGCACCACGTGGAATCACTGGGAAACGATACTCGTTGGCAAGGCGAAGCAGGACTGCAACCTGTTCTGTGGTTTCGGGCAAGGCTACTGCATCCGGCATAAAATTGCGCCCGGAGGCATCGTAACTATAGCAGGAGCGTTCCTCAAGGCTTGTCAGCAGATTAGCTTTCCCAATGGCCTGCTGTATTTTTTTTATGATTTTTTTCTCCATATTTGCAATAATAACGGATATTCTGTTCAAGGGCTAGCGCTTTTCAGGACAGGAAGAGAATTCCCAGGGCAAACGAAAACAAACTTATTCCAAGGTGTCGTTATGTATAACTGGTATGTTGCTGTTAATGGGCAGACTGTAGGGCCTTTTTCCCATGAACAAATGCTCGCCGGACTGCGGTCCGGCCAATACAATCAGGCCACTATGGTCTGGCGAGAAGGCTTCAGCGACTGGCTGCCCGTGGAGCAGGTCAAGGAGCTGGCCAATCCTGGCGCTGCTGCGAGCAGTACTCCTCCTCCCATGTCAGGACGGGTTGCGCACGAGATTGATTACGAAATCTTCGGCCACGAGATGCAGTTTGTCGAGATTGAGCTCGATCCCCAGGAAAGTGTGGTTGCAGAAGCAGGGAGCATGATGTACATGAGCGATTTTATTAAAATGGACACCGTATTTGGTGACGGCTCTGCCTCGTCACAGCAAGGCGGTTTCTTTGACAAGATGCTCGGAGCAGGTAAACGACTGATCACCGGCGAAGGCCTCTTCATTACCATGTTTACCTTTCAGGGCCAGGGAAAGGGCAAGGTCGCCTTTGCCTCGCCCTATCCCGGCAAAATCATCCCCTTGGATCTGAACCGCTACGGCAACCGAATTATCTGTCAGAAGGATGCCTTTCTCTGTGCGGCCAAGGGGGTGGCCATAGGGATCGCCTTTCAGAAGAGAATCGGCACCGCCCTGTTCGGTGGCGAAGGATTCATCATGCAGCAGCTGGACGGTGACGGCATCTGCTTTGTCCATGCAGGTGGCACTATCGTCGAACGGCAGCTCCAGGCCGGAGAGACCCTGCGGGTGGATACGGGCTGCCTGGTCGCCCTGACCCAGACTGTGGATTATGATATTGAATATGTGGGTAATGTGAAATCAGCGGTCTTCGGCGGTGAAGGATTCTTCTTTGCCACCCTGCGCGGACCGGGTCATGTCTGGTTGCAGTCCCTGCCCTTCTCCCGCCTGGCCGGGAAGATCTGGGCGGCGGCTCCTCAGGCCGGAGGAAAAAGCGTGGGTGAGGGGTCAGTACTTGGAAATATCTCTACCCTGTTTGAGCAGTAAAATTTCAGGAAATTATGCCCAGGGTGTCATCCTGATTTGCAAGGGGTGGCACCCTGTATGTGTGCTCGAACTTCTTCTTACCGATATCAAGAAGGGCAGACACATAGGTCTGCACCCTACAACTGGTCAGATAAAGTACCCTGAAAGGGTTATATGCATCAGCTCGGGGTAACACCCCGAGAAAAGGGCATTACACACCCTACACCACCATATTATCATCCTGGGCTGGTTATGTCCCGGTGTTATTTTTCACCGAGCTGTCTCTTTAATTCCTCAATAAGCTTTTTCTGCTCATCAAGCTCTCTCTGCTGATCATCAATGGTTTTATCCCGAACCGCTATGATGCGTTCAAGACTGCCGAGTTCCTCTATGATTTCATCCTCCACATCCATAGTCTGCCTGACCTGGGGTTCAGCAGCGGCTTGTATCAGCCTTCGGATCACCTCTCTGTACTCCGCTGGATACTCGGACTCGGAGATATCAAGGAAATGGGGCGTCTTCGCCGAAGCGGGCTGCTCGAACACTGCCAGCACTTTTTCCAACAGGTTTCTCCGCTTCCGTCTGAGTTCGGAAATCTGAATAACAAAACTGTCATGCGTCAGGCTTTCGATAAATTCCTCCCGGACAGGAAGTTCCTCGCCTGTGGCGTTGTCGTAATACTTCCGCTCCACCCTGGTGACAGGAACATGGACATTGTCCAGCCGATGGCCCAGAAAATAAATACTCAGGATCGGACAGGCTTTTGACCTGTTCCCCTCTTCATACACGTTATTTTTGTTCGAGTACTGTTTACCGAGATAGTTGCGGAACCGCATGATGTCGGTGGCAAATTTGGCCTTCTGAATCTCAATAATAATTCGCTTGCGGCTTCCGTCGGGCAGGCGCACAGTCGCCGCGAAGTCAAGCCGGTAGACGGTGAGCGACCTGTTTCCCTTGTCCACATCATCGCTGTATTCCGTGGGCTGAAAATCAAGGTTTTCTATTTCCTCGCCGATAATGAGCGAGATGATCTTTTTCGCTATGCTGTTGTCGGCCATCAGATATTTGAAGACGACATCATACACCGGATTTGCTATCTGCACCGTTTCTGTCCTGTTTTATGTGAAGGTCAGGTAAGGTAGCGGCTCGCGCGCCCTTTTATACTTTCTTAAAATTCAATACCTGCTTGCTTCAATAACTTTTCAAGCCGGGCTTTCTCCTCTTCCGCTTTTTCTTTTTCCACCTCAGCCTTCCTTTTCTCCTCTTCCGCTTTTTCTTTTTCCACCTCAGCCTTCTCCTTTTCCGCCCTTTCGTAAGCTATCACCCGCTCCTGGGTTGCTAATTCCTCCAGAATTTCATCTTCCATCTCCTGTTCAATGATGTTGGATCTGACCAGTTTGGCAACCCGCATATCCTGCATCAGGTATTTGAACACGACATCGTAGAGGGGGTTTGCGACTTTCATTGGTTTATTCCTCCTGCGTCGGTCACCTTAAAAATCAATACCGGCTTGTTTCAAAAGTTTTTCAAGCCTGGCTTTTTCCGCCTCGGCTTTCTCTTTTCCCTCTTCTGCTGACCTTTTTTCCGCCTCAGCTTTCTCTTTTTCCTCTTCGGCTGACCTTTTTTCCGCCTCAGCTTTCTCTTTTTCCTCTTCGGCTGACCTTTTTTCCGCCTCGGCTTTCTCTTTTCCCTCTTCCGCTTTCCTTCTTTCCGCCCTTTCGTAAGCTATAAGCCGCTCCTGAGTCGCTAATTCTTCTAAGATCTCATCTTCCATATTCATATCTTCACAAAGTTCTTTGCTGGCGGAAGCCTTGTGCAGCCGTCTGATGACGACCTTGAATTCATCGGGAAATGAGGATTCCAGTACATCAAGAAAATGTTTACTCTCTTTACTGGTATTGCTTTGATCAAAGATACTGAGTAATGTTTCGAGCTTATTGCGATGCTTTTTCCGTAATCTTCCCACCTGGATGATATAGCTGTCATGGGTGAGACTCTCTATAAATTCTTCTTTCCGGGTCAGTTTTTCCTTGGTGGCGTGATCGTAATACTCTCTTTTGACATGGATAACCGGACTATCATTGTGCTGAAGATTATGCCCGAGGATATAAATACTTATAATGGGCAGGGCCTTCTTTTTTCCCGTTCTTTCATCCAGATGAATGTTGGAGTCTTCCTGATACTGTTTGCCGAGATACTTACGAAAACGGGTTATATCAGTGGGGAATTTAGCCTTCTGTAACTCAATGAGAACCAGCCGACTTGTACCATCCGGCTCCCGTATTTTTGCGGCAAAATCGATCCGCAACACGGTCAGGCCGCCATCAGGAAGTTTTCTGTTTAACTCGGTAAAGGCAAAATCAAGGGATTCTATCTCCTGTTCAATGATATTGGATATGACCAGCTTGGCAACCCGCATATCCTGCATCAGGTATTTGAACACGACATCGTAGAGGGGGTTTGCGACTTTCATTGGTTTATTCCTCGGACCTGATGGGGGCGCAAGTCAGGTGGCAGGGTTTATGATGTTACTTCGGGGTGGTTAGATATAGCCCCGCTTGGGCATAACATGTCAGAAAAAATCACTCTTCCCCAATTTCA contains:
- a CDS encoding FAD-linked oxidase C-terminal domain-containing protein is translated as MNRISVIIANMEKKIIKKIQQAIGKANLLTSLEERSCYSYDASGRNFMPDAVALPETTEQVAVLLRLANEYRFPVIPRGAGSGTTGGALPVQGGLVVGFSRMNRILEIDPDNLIAVVEPGVVTGELQRAVKKHGLMYPPDPASLKFCSIGGNAGECAGGPSAVKYGVTRDYIIGLEVVLPTGEIMRTGVRTEKGVVGYDLTRLFIGSEGTLALFTKLILRLLPLAEAKATFLLSFSSLAQATGLVAKILTAGLMPCTLEYMDQTAVQVVRDRLTNTLPEETKALLLVEFDGDADEVGKEGARFVDFVQEQNNTDRMSGCLLRQAKNEEETQELWLARRSIAPACLSLRPHKIAEDVVVPRSRIPDLVQLTEQLAEELRLIILTFGHAGDGNIHVNIMVDKQNEQEYSNGLQAKERLFERVLALGGTLSGEHGVGITKSPFLSQELDATALSVMHKVKKLFDPHNILNPGKIFPG
- a CDS encoding TIGR00266 family protein, yielding MSGRVAHEIDYEIFGHEMQFVEIELDPQESVVAEAGSMMYMSDFIKMDTVFGDGSASSQQGGFFDKMLGAGKRLITGEGLFITMFTFQGQGKGKVAFASPYPGKIIPLDLNRYGNRIICQKDAFLCAAKGVAIGIAFQKRIGTALFGGEGFIMQQLDGDGICFVHAGGTIVERQLQAGETLRVDTGCLVALTQTVDYDIEYVGNVKSAVFGGEGFFFATLRGPGHVWLQSLPFSRLAGKIWAAAPQAGGKSVGEGSVLGNISTLFEQ